In a single window of the Solea solea chromosome 14, fSolSol10.1, whole genome shotgun sequence genome:
- the slitrk2 gene encoding SLIT and NTRK-like protein 2 — protein sequence MLSSVLVLSVLTVTSLSPSETESRKTSASKDICKIRCACEERENILNINCENKGFTTVTQFQAPPNKISQLFLNGNFLSRLSANEFVTYGNVSSLHLGNNGLQEIRTAAFNGLRFLKRLHLNNNNLEVIKEDTFAGLESLEYLQADYNYISTIEPGAFSKVNKLKVLILNDNLLLSLPPNIFRFVLLTHLDLRGNRLKMLPFAGVLEHIGGIMEIQLEENPWNCTCDLIPLKSWLDTISVFVGDIVCETPFRLHGKDITQLIKQDLCPRRNAGERAHPPPDSHFQGALSPTYHPGMVTPTRAPKASRPPRIRNKPTPRISKDKHVFGPIMVYQTRSPVPMLCPSVCVCTSQNPDSGLNINCQERKLHNISELNPKPSYPKKLHLTGNYLQIIYRTDLTEYSSLELLHLGNNRIAVIQEGVFENLTNLRRLYLNGNYIDTLSQSLFAGLQSLQYLYLEYNIIKDILPQTFNSLHNLQLLFLNNNLLRSLPDNVFGGTMLTRLNLRNNHFSYLPVKGVLDQLSAFIQIDLQENPWDCTCDIVALKNWMELSSTSVVVNEITCDSPSKHAGRLLRSLRNEAICPEPSEVPPPQHAPPTKKPTLMSPSTEATTPSSSPSSSSPSSSFSSVIPTESRLHTPDLHPEVPLSVLILGLLVVFILSVCFGAGLFVFVLKRRKGVEHVPPGANNLDLNSFQVQYGSYTPEPTQDKSSESHMYNYIPPPVGSMCQNPIYMQKDGEQVAYYRNLKELSFGPLDAKKEDVVTRSPGAYTISAVDFMDKSPAPCGLTSPEPPEVLYQNIGERPNKDLPTAAGIPPFNYNFCTLPKRPCIVPPYEVAAARRFVANQEQLNKSVLYGTPRKYYTSEHTPRNTEHPLLLPGKLKTEPDYLEVLEKQTAMSQL from the coding sequence ATGCTGAGCAGCGTCCTCGTGCTGAGCGTCCTCACGGTCACCAGCCTCTCGCCGTCGGAAACGGAGAGCCGCAAAACTTCAGCGTCTAAAGACATCTGCAAGATCCGCTGCGCCTGCGAGGAGCGCGAGAACATCCTCAACATCAACTGCGAGAATAAGGGATTTACCACCGTCACTCAGTTCCAGGCTCCCCCCAATAAAATCTCTCAGCTCTTTCTAAATGGAAACTTCCTGTCACGGCTCAGCGCCAATGAGTTCGTCACTTATGGCAACGTCAGCTCACTGCACCTGGGAAACAATGGTCTGCAGGAGATCCGAACTGCGGCTTTCAACGGGCTTCGCTTCCTGAAGCGCCTccatttgaacaacaacaacctggaGGTGATTAAAGAGGACACGTTTGCAGGACTGGAGAGTCTGGAGTATTTACAGGCAGACTATAATTACATCAGCACCATAGAGCCAGGTGCTTTCAGTAAGGTGAATAAACTCAAAGTGCTGATCCTGAACGATAATCTTTTGTTGTCTTTGCCACCTAACATTTTCCGCTttgtgctgctcacacactTGGATTTACGTGGGAATCGACTGAAGATGCTCCCGTTTGCCGGCGTCCTGGAACACATCGGTGGCATTATGGAAATCCAGCTGGAGGAGAACCCGTGGAACTGCACCTGTGATCTGattcctctgaagtcatggttGGACACTATCTCAGTCTTTGTTGGGGACATTGTGTGTGAGACGCCCTTCAGGCTGCACGGTAAAGACATCACGCAGCTCATAAAGCAGGACCTGTGTCCGCGCAGGAATGCTGGTGAGCGTGCCCACCCCCCCCCTGACTCTCACTTTCAAGGAGCCCTTTCCCCAACCTACCACCCTGGCATGGTCACCCCCACCCGTGCCCCAAAAGCTTCCCGCCCTCCCAGAATACGCAACAAGCCCACCCCTCGCATCTCAAAGGACAAACACGTTTTTGGACCCATCATGGTTTATCAGACACGCTCTCCTGTGCCCATGCTGTGtcccagcgtgtgtgtgtgcacgtcacAAAACCCCGACAGTGGACTGAACATCAACTGCCAGGAGAGGAAGCTGCACAACATCAGTGAGCTCAACCCCAAACCCTCCTACCCAAAGAAACTGCACCTGACTGGAAACTACCTGCAGATCATTTACAGAACAGACCTGACAGAGTACAGCTCACTGGAGCTGCTGCATTTAGGAAACAACAGAATCGCAGTGATTCAGGAGGGCGTGTTTGAGAACCTAACAAACCTCAGACGCCTCTATCTCAATGGGAATTATATTGATACACTTTCTCAGTCACTGTTCGCTGGCCTGCAGTCGCTCCAGTATCTGTACTTGGAATACAACATCATCAAAGACATTCTACCACAAACATTCAACTCCCTGCAcaacctgcagctgctgtttctCAACAACAACCTGCTACGCTCGCTCCCCGACAATGTTTTTGGGGGAACCATGCTGACGAGACTCAACCTGCGGAATAATCATTTCTCTTACCTTCCAGTCAAAGGTGTGTTAGACCAGCTCTCAGCCTTCATCCAGATCGACCTGCAGGAAAACCCCTGGGACTGCACCTGCGACATCGTGGCGCTGAAGAACTGGATGGAGCTGTCCAGCACCAGTGTGGTGGTGAATGAAATCACCTGCGACTCACCCTCCAAACACGCGGGGCGTCTGCTGCGCTCGCTCCGCAATGAGGCCATCTGCCCTGAGCCCAGTGAGGTGCCCCCACCCCAACATGCACCcccaacaaaaaaacccactttaATGAGCCCCAGCACTGAAGCCACCAccccctcttcttctccctcgTCTTCTTCTCCCTCGTCTTCCTTTAGCTCTGTAATCCCCACTGAATCCAGACTACACACCCCAGACTTACACCCTGAGGTCCCACTCTCAGTCCTCATTCTCGGGCTTCTTGTTGTCTTCATCCTGTCCGTGTGCTTCGGAGCAggcctctttgtgtttgttctcaAGCGACGCAAAGGTGTGGAACACGTGCCCCCAGGCGCCAACAACTTAGATCTCAACTCTTTTCAAGTGCAGTATGGGTCGTACACTCCAGAACCCACTCAAGACAAAAGCTCTGAAAGCCACATGTACAACTACATCCCCCCGCCTGTGGGCTCCATGTGCCAAAACCCTATTTACATGCAAAAGGACGGTGAACAGGTGGCTTACTACCGAAACCTGAAGGAGCTTAGCTTTGGGCCCTTGGATGCAAAGAAAGAGGATGTTGTCACTCGCAGCCCAGGAGCTTACACCATAAGTGCAGTGGATTTTATGGATAAATCACCAGCACCATGTGGTTTGACCTCCCCTGAGCCTCCTGAGGTGCTTTATCAGAACATTGGGGAGCGGCCCAACAAGGATCTTCCCACAGCTGCAGGCATCCCTCCTTTCAATTACAACTTTTGCACTTTACCCAAGAGACCGTGTATCGTTCCCCCGTATGAGGTTGCTGCAGCCCGGAGGTTTGTCGCCAACCAGGAGCAGCTGAACAAAAGTGTGCTGTACGGAACGCCCAGGAAGTACTACACGTCTGAACACACGCCCAGAAACACTGAGCATCCACTGCTGCTCCCCGGGAAGCTAAAAACAGAACCAGACTACTTGGAGGTTCTGGAGAAACAGACTGCGATGAGCCAACTGTAA